In Acidobacteriota bacterium, one DNA window encodes the following:
- a CDS encoding enoyl-CoA hydratase-related protein — translation MNSQTGDYHAGSRTGTIKFDFTDSDSLHVSCFFQALHEELEKTLRSDTHFLIFNINGFPEEKSLKNFEVGERAEAQEYSRRCMERILSLRIPVISEIRGFICGPILETVLFSDFIIACRSTIISSLMLEKGYIPVMGMLTNLMELFGKEGLFRFLLDGIDLSSTHPVKISIFHSIIDQEDLDSEVAKLIKTFSERDRHAIRVIKELSLHTRNLHPGEALLLERYNFALCFSEPHVKERIDLFLNKKE, via the coding sequence ATGAATAGCCAAACAGGAGATTATCACGCCGGGAGCAGAACGGGCACCATTAAATTCGATTTCACCGATTCGGACTCTCTCCATGTCTCATGCTTCTTCCAAGCTCTCCATGAAGAACTCGAAAAGACCCTCCGCAGCGATACCCATTTCCTGATCTTTAACATCAATGGCTTTCCGGAAGAGAAGAGCCTGAAGAATTTTGAAGTTGGTGAGAGAGCTGAGGCACAGGAATATTCGAGAAGATGCATGGAGAGGATCCTTTCACTGAGGATCCCGGTCATCTCGGAAATCCGCGGTTTCATCTGTGGACCGATCCTGGAGACCGTCCTTTTTTCTGATTTCATCATAGCGTGCCGCTCGACCATTATCTCCAGTCTCATGCTGGAGAAAGGGTACATCCCGGTCATGGGGATGCTCACAAACCTCATGGAGCTTTTCGGAAAAGAAGGGCTTTTTCGGTTCCTTCTGGATGGGATCGACCTTTCATCCACCCATCCAGTGAAAATCTCGATTTTTCATTCCATCATCGATCAGGAGGACCTTGATTCCGAGGTGGCGAAACTCATCAAAACATTTTCTGAAAGAGACAGGCATGCCATCCGTGTCATCAAAGAACTTTCCCTTCATACGAGAAACCTTCACCCCGGCGAAGCGCTCCTGCTGGAACGATACAACTTTGCTCTCTGCTTCTCTGAGCCTCATGTCAAGGAAAGAATAGATCTGTTCTTAAACAAGAAGGAATGA
- the raiA gene encoding ribosome-associated translation inhibitor RaiA, giving the protein MKVYFTGRHFEVSKAIKDFTTEKLKRMERFVENIMEVHIILAIEKYRHIAEITLKGKNATFSGKKITQDMYASISAVLDKIEKQARRYKEKLMGRKRSSRMPGLAASSLRATGTQNPRIESIEMEKSLPRIVKTETQEAKPMTIEEAILQMDNSKGDFLVFRNFRSRKINVIYRRKNGDFGLIEPES; this is encoded by the coding sequence ATGAAAGTTTATTTTACCGGCCGGCATTTTGAAGTATCGAAAGCGATCAAAGACTTCACGACTGAGAAGCTGAAGAGGATGGAAAGATTCGTTGAAAATATCATGGAAGTACATATCATTCTGGCGATCGAGAAATACAGACATATCGCTGAGATCACCCTGAAAGGAAAGAATGCTACCTTCAGCGGAAAGAAGATCACTCAGGATATGTACGCCTCCATCAGCGCTGTTCTCGATAAAATCGAAAAGCAGGCAAGGAGGTACAAGGAGAAACTGATGGGAAGAAAGAGAAGCAGCAGAATGCCCGGGCTAGCCGCCTCTTCTCTGCGGGCAACAGGCACTCAGAATCCCAGGATAGAATCTATAGAAATGGAAAAATCTCTCCCCAGGATTGTAAAGACCGAAACACAGGAAGCAAAACCGATGACTATCGAGGAGGCCATCCTGCAGATGGACAACTCCAAGGGAGATTTCCTCGTTTTCCGGAACTTCCGCTCACGGAAGATTAATGTCATTTACAGAAGAAAAAACGGAGATTTCGGCCTCATCGAACCAGAATCCTAA